From a region of the Georgenia yuyongxinii genome:
- a CDS encoding serine hydrolase domain-containing protein gives MTTFEALRDLDFPVGVVVTDADGVVATYGETGTVFRWASVTKLVSALATLVAVKRGLVGLDDPAGPEGATVRHLLAHASGVPFDAGATISPVGRRRVYSNYGIELVAEHVSEQVGADFTSWAEETVIDPLGMSTVLIEGSPAHAASGSAEDLARLGRELLAPTLLDDELFAEATQVVFPGLSGVLPGFGRQEHNDWGLGFEIRDHKSPHWTGASSSPRTFGHFGQSGSFLWVDPDAQLAAAFLGAKPFGEWAGRTWPRLTDAILADHARA, from the coding sequence GTGACGACCTTCGAGGCACTGCGCGACCTGGACTTCCCCGTCGGGGTGGTGGTGACGGACGCCGACGGCGTCGTGGCCACCTATGGCGAGACGGGCACCGTGTTCCGGTGGGCGTCGGTGACCAAGCTCGTGTCGGCGCTGGCCACCCTGGTCGCGGTGAAGCGCGGGCTGGTCGGCCTCGACGACCCCGCCGGGCCCGAGGGTGCCACGGTGCGGCACCTGCTCGCGCACGCCTCCGGAGTGCCCTTCGACGCCGGCGCCACGATCTCCCCGGTCGGACGTCGGCGGGTGTACTCCAACTACGGCATCGAGCTCGTGGCCGAGCACGTGTCCGAGCAGGTAGGCGCCGACTTCACCAGCTGGGCCGAGGAGACGGTCATCGACCCGCTCGGGATGTCCACCGTCCTGATCGAGGGCTCACCCGCGCACGCGGCCAGCGGCTCGGCGGAGGACCTTGCCCGGCTCGGGCGTGAGCTGCTCGCGCCCACCTTGCTCGACGACGAGCTGTTCGCCGAGGCGACGCAGGTCGTCTTCCCGGGCCTGTCCGGGGTGCTGCCCGGCTTCGGCCGCCAGGAGCACAACGACTGGGGACTCGGGTTCGAGATCCGCGACCACAAGTCCCCGCACTGGACCGGGGCGAGCTCCTCGCCGCGCACGTTCGGCCACTTCGGCCAGTCGGGCAGCTTCCTGTGGGTGGACCCCGACGCCCAGCTGGCGGCCGCGTTCCTGGGGGCGAAGCCGTTCGGGGAGTGGGCCGGCCGCACCTGGCCACGGCTGACCGACGCGATCCTCGCCGACCACGCCCGGGCGTAG